From Haloarcula sp. CBA1127, a single genomic window includes:
- a CDS encoding GNAT family N-acetyltransferase, with the protein MPGPSFLATDRTALRSPERDDLDWIQHVFHDEQVWGLGTYARPPTGDQMETYYEETLSDEDSVHLLVCIDPTGSPGPVEDRTEPVGLVAMTDHDTERGTAELAYWLDPDAWGQGYATEAAGRLVQYGFDQRALRKWSAKIVGGNDRSVAVIERLGFTKEGTHRAEWYLDGAWRDMLWFGLLRTERD; encoded by the coding sequence ATGCCAGGGCCGTCCTTTCTCGCGACCGACCGAACCGCCCTCCGGTCCCCGGAACGAGACGACCTCGACTGGATACAACACGTCTTTCACGACGAACAGGTCTGGGGGCTGGGGACATACGCCCGCCCGCCGACCGGCGACCAGATGGAGACCTACTACGAAGAGACCCTTTCTGACGAGGACTCGGTCCATCTACTGGTCTGTATCGATCCGACTGGGAGTCCCGGCCCAGTTGAGGACCGGACTGAGCCGGTCGGACTCGTCGCCATGACGGACCACGACACGGAGCGCGGCACAGCCGAACTGGCGTACTGGCTTGACCCGGACGCCTGGGGTCAGGGGTACGCCACTGAGGCGGCGGGCAGGCTGGTCCAGTATGGCTTCGACCAGCGGGCGCTCCGGAAATGGTCGGCAAAGATTGTGGGCGGAAACGACCGCTCCGTCGCGGTGATCGAACGACTGGGATTCACGAAAGAGGGCACGCACCGAGCGGAGTGGTATCTCGACGGCGCGTGGCGCGATATGTTGTGGTTCGGCCTGCTTCGAACAGAGCGCGACTAG
- a CDS encoding DUF420 domain-containing protein: protein MDLQARYRVPALTGLLTVVSLALVFGAVLGAIPQSALPAAPASVLGAIPHANAVVSALAIGTIIGGVRAIRRGNIARHRKLMLSSFGLFALFLVLYLYRITLVGPTDFTGPSVVETYFYLPFLAVHILLAIIAIPAVYYVLLLAYTYPVSELPSTNHPRAGKLAASLWLISFSMGIVVYAMLYLVW, encoded by the coding sequence ATGGATCTTCAGGCTCGGTATCGCGTGCCAGCACTCACTGGCCTGTTGACGGTCGTGTCGCTTGCGCTCGTGTTCGGGGCCGTTCTCGGGGCGATTCCCCAGTCGGCCCTCCCCGCTGCGCCCGCGAGCGTTCTCGGGGCAATTCCCCACGCCAACGCCGTAGTCAGCGCCCTCGCTATCGGAACAATCATCGGCGGTGTCCGGGCCATCCGCCGCGGAAACATCGCTCGACACCGGAAACTGATGCTCTCCTCGTTTGGCCTGTTCGCCCTGTTTCTCGTGCTGTACCTCTACCGGATAACGCTCGTCGGGCCGACGGACTTCACCGGCCCGTCAGTCGTCGAGACCTACTTCTACCTGCCGTTTCTCGCCGTCCACATCTTGCTCGCCATCATCGCCATCCCGGCGGTGTACTACGTCCTGCTTCTGGCTTACACATACCCCGTCTCGGAACTGCCATCGACAAACCACCCGCGAGCCGGAAAGCTGGCCGCAAGCCTGTGGCTGATCTCCTTCTCGATGGGAATCGTCGTGTACGCGATGCTGTATCTGGTGTGGTAA
- a CDS encoding hybrid sensor histidine kinase/response regulator, with translation MKSQPTVLFVRSPSQDRAAISMLRDSGLTVHEFDGVRELECALGEYDTDCVVTNCEVGNPDGTQYLGGLTLIERLRESHPELPVILFAEVTNGDIAREAYGRDVFGYVPNTVADAHQRLLAQVDAAVASSPARQRANKRKQLNEAVRLVNQALVRSQSRIDIEHDVTAVLAGTSRYSEACTVTCQHDRPVVRALGSQRDRVSIAVPEPLRRADSEDRLVVADIDPATVANGTDALETDCVRVLAVPLVYDGASYGVLGVYADRVDIFDMEEQDTFREVGHNIALAIDASQTKDALQQRTTELERQKERLRELAQIISHELRNPLQAAMGRVELLAPEHDAEEFDAIQRSHTRMSFLIDDLMQIARQGGRQYTVEPVTLCDVMADAWATVNTDGSTIEIDCTETILADSTRLCQLAKNFFRLATEQSDTGKITVMDTADGFALEHNGPPLETGNEGPFELYYASSDEGVGLHLAVIREIAQGHGWEIALSNESAGRVRLDVTDVERPAAKTT, from the coding sequence ATGAAGTCACAGCCCACCGTCCTGTTTGTCCGTAGTCCGAGCCAGGACAGGGCCGCGATTTCGATGCTTCGGGACAGCGGTCTCACCGTCCACGAGTTCGATGGTGTTCGTGAACTGGAGTGTGCGCTCGGCGAGTACGACACGGATTGTGTCGTCACGAACTGCGAAGTGGGGAACCCGGACGGAACACAGTACCTCGGTGGGCTAACGCTTATCGAACGACTGCGGGAAAGCCATCCCGAACTTCCAGTCATCCTTTTTGCTGAGGTGACGAACGGAGACATCGCTCGTGAGGCATACGGCCGCGACGTGTTCGGATACGTTCCGAACACCGTGGCTGACGCCCACCAGCGGCTTCTGGCACAGGTCGACGCCGCCGTCGCGTCCAGCCCGGCCCGTCAACGGGCAAACAAGCGAAAACAGCTCAACGAGGCCGTCCGGCTGGTCAATCAGGCGCTCGTCCGCTCACAGTCACGGATAGATATCGAACACGACGTCACGGCAGTGCTGGCGGGCACGTCCAGATACAGCGAAGCCTGTACGGTGACCTGTCAGCACGACAGGCCGGTCGTTCGAGCGCTGGGCTCACAGCGAGACCGCGTTTCCATCGCCGTGCCGGAGCCGTTGCGTCGCGCTGACTCGGAGGACAGACTGGTCGTTGCAGACATCGACCCAGCAACGGTCGCGAACGGCACAGACGCACTGGAGACGGACTGCGTCCGCGTGCTCGCTGTTCCACTGGTGTACGATGGGGCGTCGTACGGTGTCCTCGGAGTGTACGCCGACCGTGTCGATATCTTCGACATGGAAGAACAGGACACGTTCCGGGAGGTCGGCCACAATATCGCGCTGGCTATCGACGCGAGCCAGACGAAAGACGCGCTCCAGCAGCGGACGACGGAGCTGGAACGACAGAAAGAGCGGCTCCGAGAGCTTGCACAGATCATCTCACACGAACTCCGGAACCCGCTTCAGGCAGCGATGGGACGGGTCGAACTGCTAGCCCCTGAACACGACGCCGAGGAGTTCGACGCCATCCAGCGCAGCCACACCCGTATGTCGTTTCTTATCGACGACCTCATGCAGATCGCCCGACAGGGCGGCCGACAGTACACCGTCGAGCCAGTCACACTCTGCGACGTGATGGCGGACGCCTGGGCGACGGTCAACACCGATGGGTCGACCATCGAAATCGACTGTACCGAGACGATATTGGCCGATAGCACCCGGCTGTGTCAGCTCGCGAAGAATTTCTTCCGGCTCGCGACGGAGCAGAGCGATACCGGGAAGATAACTGTCATGGACACGGCCGATGGGTTCGCCCTCGAACACAACGGCCCTCCGTTGGAGACGGGAAACGAGGGGCCGTTTGAACTCTACTACGCCTCCAGTGACGAAGGGGTCGGGCTCCACCTCGCCGTGATCCGGGAAATCGCACAGGGCCACGGGTGGGAAATCGCCCTCTCCAACGAATCGGCGGGACGGGTCCGGCTGGACGTAACCGACGTCGAGCGGCCGGCAGCGAAAACCACGTAG